The genomic interval CCAGAGCTCGCATCGATGGCGTTCTGCGAGCGCCAGGTAGTGACAGTCGTAGGTGTTCGGGCGACGGTGCTCGTCCGCCAGCGCCAGAGCGCGTGAAGGGAGGCTCGCCTCCTCGACGAGATCGATCGGAAACGCGAGAGCGACGGAGAGCGCGGCTTGCGCCGTGCTCAGATCCATCTCCGCGCGGCGAACGCGCTTGTAGATGGCGTTCGTCACCTCCGCCACCAGGAGGCAGGGAGCCATCATGCGCGTATTCTCTTCGGCCCACCGCGAGGCGCGGCGAAGCGCGGCCTCGCTCAGTGGCTCGGGCACCGACCACATCGTCGCCAGACTCGCGTCAACGACGACTTCCACTACGGACACCTCGCTCGCCCCTCGCGTTTTCGATCAGCTCCGCCGAGCTGACCTGGAAGACCTTCCCGCCGAAGACCGTAGCCTGGAAGCGGCGGGCTCGCCGCACGGCTTCACCAAGCCTGCTCGCCCGGTCTTGTTCTTCGTCGATCATCCCTTGGGCCTCTTTGGCAAGCTG from Vicinamibacteria bacterium carries:
- a CDS encoding type II toxin-antitoxin system VapC family toxin; translation: MEVVVDASLATMWSVPEPLSEAALRRASRWAEENTRMMAPCLLVAEVTNAIYKRVRRAEMDLSTAQAALSVALAFPIDLVEEASLPSRALALADEHRRPNTYDCHYLALAERHRCELWTGDERFYNSVRERLPWVKWIGKVDGESPAEQTR